In one Alphaproteobacteria bacterium genomic region, the following are encoded:
- a CDS encoding cold-shock protein codes for MAKGKVKWFNSTKGYGFIETKDSAKDVFIHISALQKAGMRTLDEGQDIEFDIVESKGRESAENIKA; via the coding sequence ATGGCAAAAGGAAAAGTAAAGTGGTTTAATAGCACAAAAGGTTATGGTTTTATAGAAACAAAAGATAGTGCAAAAGATGTGTTTATTCACATATCAGCTCTTCAAAAAGCAGGAATGAGAACTTTAGATGAAGGTCAAGATATAGAATTTGATATCGTTGAATCTAAAGGTAGAGAATCAGCTGAAAATATTAAAGCTTAA
- the yecR gene encoding YecR family lipoprotein translates to MKKFIILAIACLSLSSCFQAHTETFLMDGGDSKVYLGYHQKTTEEVNINWKNAKAKAIKYCRHELDYNDAEKFGKPKQECIEENSTDGVSYCVKYEVSVPYKCLIKNATTEEMYK, encoded by the coding sequence ATGAAAAAATTTATTATATTAGCCATAGCTTGTCTATCTCTAAGTTCTTGCTTTCAAGCTCATACAGAAACATTTTTAATGGATGGAGGAGATTCTAAAGTATATTTGGGATATCATCAAAAAACCACAGAAGAGGTTAACATAAACTGGAAAAATGCAAAAGCCAAAGCTATCAAATATTGTCGTCATGAATTAGACTATAATGATGCAGAAAAATTTGGCAAACCGAAACAAGAATGCATAGAAGAGAACTCTACAGATGGAGTCTCATATTGTGTTAAGTACGAGGTATCTGTTCCTTATAAATGTTTAATTAAGAATGCAACTACTGAAGAAATGTATAAATAA
- the yidC gene encoding membrane protein insertase YidC, translated as MTDNNKKDKELVKTDDVELKPKNNFMVTLILSMVILFAYKHFVEKPKLEVIEQKKQELIEKQKEQDLVLQEDINSVFENIDNNAGSIKINTDKLSGEISLQGAKLSNLSLNKYFTDVSKEENVKLLQKGTTPYFVEYGWKSNDKLVKLPGVNTVWSSDNEVLEANSSVTLTWDNGEGLVFSKKITLDDNYMFSVEQSLKNESGKVVAVTPYTKIVKEKQKPDPKKKERATQQGAIGNINGIIFDKSYRKLKKEKTVENSTVGGWFGFTDKYWLVSSIFESENSITSKYDKINGHDVYFIEIESEPQYIENLSSKSYNSKLFSGAKELNLIDKYMSEQGISLFDKTIDFGWYYFLTKPFYYILNTIGGIVNNFGIAILIFTIMLRIALFPIANKSYASMSKTKKIQPKVKDLKDKYGHDKQKLQMKLMELYKKEGVSPMGGCLPMLIQIPIFFSLYKVLSISIEMRQAPFFGWIHDLSAPDPTNIFTLFGLLEWNHPAILSIGVWPLLMGITMFLQQKINPKPEDKSQALAMAFMPVLFVFMLGRFASGLVIYWTFSNIFAICQQVFFIKTHGPKK; from the coding sequence ATGACAGATAATAATAAAAAAGATAAAGAATTAGTTAAAACCGATGATGTAGAACTAAAACCTAAAAATAATTTTATGGTTACTCTTATTTTGTCTATGGTTATACTATTTGCTTATAAGCATTTTGTAGAGAAGCCAAAGCTTGAGGTTATTGAACAAAAGAAGCAAGAGCTTATTGAAAAGCAAAAAGAACAAGATTTAGTTTTGCAAGAGGATATTAACTCTGTTTTTGAAAACATAGATAATAATGCTGGATCAATTAAAATAAATACAGATAAATTGTCAGGAGAAATCTCTTTACAAGGAGCAAAGCTAAGTAATTTAAGTCTTAATAAATATTTTACAGATGTTTCAAAAGAAGAAAATGTTAAACTATTGCAAAAAGGAACCACTCCTTACTTTGTAGAGTATGGTTGGAAATCTAATGATAAGTTAGTTAAATTACCAGGTGTTAATACAGTATGGAGTAGTGATAACGAAGTTCTGGAAGCTAACTCATCAGTTACACTGACTTGGGATAATGGAGAGGGGCTAGTATTTAGTAAAAAGATTACTCTAGATGATAACTATATGTTCAGTGTAGAGCAATCTCTTAAAAATGAAAGCGGTAAAGTTGTTGCTGTTACTCCATATACAAAAATAGTTAAAGAAAAACAAAAGCCAGATCCAAAGAAAAAAGAGAGAGCTACTCAACAGGGAGCTATAGGAAATATAAATGGGATTATATTTGATAAGTCTTATAGAAAATTAAAGAAAGAAAAAACTGTAGAAAATTCAACAGTTGGTGGTTGGTTCGGTTTCACAGATAAATATTGGTTAGTTAGCTCTATCTTTGAAAGTGAAAACAGTATAACTTCTAAATATGATAAAATTAACGGGCACGATGTTTATTTTATAGAGATTGAGTCAGAGCCTCAGTATATAGAAAATTTATCTTCTAAGTCATATAATAGTAAGCTATTCTCTGGTGCTAAAGAGCTTAATCTAATAGATAAATATATGTCTGAACAAGGTATATCTTTGTTTGATAAAACAATTGATTTTGGTTGGTATTACTTTCTAACAAAGCCTTTTTACTATATTTTAAATACAATAGGTGGAATAGTGAATAACTTTGGTATCGCTATATTGATCTTTACAATTATGTTAAGAATAGCTTTATTCCCAATTGCTAACAAATCTTATGCTAGCATGAGCAAGACAAAGAAGATACAACCAAAAGTAAAAGATTTAAAAGATAAGTATGGTCATGATAAGCAAAAACTTCAAATGAAACTTATGGAGCTTTATAAGAAAGAGGGGGTGTCTCCAATGGGTGGTTGTTTGCCGATGTTGATACAGATTCCTATTTTCTTCTCTCTTTATAAAGTGTTATCTATTTCTATTGAAATGAGACAGGCTCCGTTCTTTGGTTGGATACATGATTTGTCAGCTCCAGACCCTACAAATATATTTACATTGTTTGGTTTATTGGAATGGAATCATCCAGCTATATTATCAATTGGTGTTTGGCCATTATTAATGGGTATAACAATGTTTTTACAACAAAAAATTAATCCAAAGCCTGAGGATAAATCTCAAGCTCTTGCTATGGCATTTATGCCAGTGTTGTTTGTATTCATGTTAGGAAGATTTGCTTCTGGATTAGTTATCTATTGGACATTTAGTAATATATTTGCTATTTGTCAGCAAGTGTTCTTTATAAAAACACATGGGCCAAAAAAATAG
- the yidD gene encoding membrane protein insertion efficiency factor YidD: protein MKFILLTLITIYKKLVSPVLPSHCRFTPSCSNYAVDAITEHGCKTGLKLIIKRLMKCHPWGSHGFDPVPTKEELKNRGLKKHDR, encoded by the coding sequence ATGAAATTTATTTTATTAACACTTATAACGATTTATAAAAAATTGGTGTCACCAGTTTTACCAAGTCATTGTAGATTTACTCCAAGTTGCTCAAATTATGCTGTAGATGCTATAACTGAACATGGATGCAAGACTGGATTAAAATTGATTATAAAAAGGCTAATGAAATGCCACCCTTGGGGCTCTCATGGATTTGATCCCGTCCCTACAAAAGAAGAGTTGAAAAATAGAGGTTTAAAAAAACATGACAGATAA
- the rnpA gene encoding ribonuclease P protein component: protein MLKLNKKFSIIKKRKDFIDISKSDLKWVCPAFIMQIKKKEGIVQNRIGFTVSKKVSKKAVVRNRIKRRLRALAKETLKDNVIDGVDFVLIGRKSTLDTEYSDMLKSMKHCLKRLNLEK, encoded by the coding sequence GTGCTTAAATTAAATAAAAAATTTTCGATAATTAAAAAACGAAAAGATTTTATAGATATATCTAAATCCGATTTGAAATGGGTATGTCCAGCTTTCATTATGCAAATAAAAAAGAAAGAGGGAATTGTTCAGAATAGAATCGGATTTACGGTATCTAAAAAGGTTAGTAAAAAAGCTGTTGTGAGAAATCGCATAAAAAGAAGATTAAGAGCTTTAGCTAAGGAAACTCTTAAAGATAATGTTATAGATGGTGTTGATTTTGTTTTGATAGGAAGAAAAAGCACTCTTGACACAGAATACTCTGATATGTTAAAAAGTATGAAACATTGCTTAAAGAGGTTAAACTTAGAAAAATAA